A window from Sphingobacterium hotanense encodes these proteins:
- a CDS encoding MgtC/SapB family protein, whose translation MITDQFIFDWNDLFKAFLSLGAGFLLGFEREWKDKSAGFKTISIICLGSTLFSILSMKLGAGESEDATRIASYVVSGIGFLGAGVIFKDGVNVNGLTTASIIWMSAAVGMAIGFGMFITAILFLGACFLIIISGPILNRYVLRNLVKVVTVRFDTHKLSEKDSFINDIRPLTKQVKIKTQTLNKEGLVLVLEVLLDKGNIRDFENKIMAHHSISEVSL comes from the coding sequence ATGATAACAGATCAATTTATTTTTGACTGGAATGATTTGTTCAAAGCATTTTTATCGCTAGGGGCCGGCTTCCTATTGGGCTTTGAGCGAGAATGGAAAGATAAATCCGCAGGATTCAAAACCATCTCGATTATTTGTTTGGGAAGTACCTTGTTTTCGATCTTATCGATGAAACTCGGAGCTGGGGAGTCTGAAGATGCGACTCGGATTGCTTCTTACGTCGTATCCGGTATTGGTTTCTTAGGTGCAGGTGTCATCTTCAAAGATGGCGTCAATGTGAATGGATTGACTACGGCAAGTATTATCTGGATGTCGGCCGCTGTGGGGATGGCTATAGGATTCGGTATGTTCATCACGGCGATCCTGTTTTTAGGAGCCTGTTTTTTGATTATTATCTCCGGCCCGATCTTAAATCGATACGTATTACGGAATTTAGTGAAGGTTGTGACCGTTAGGTTTGATACCCATAAACTCTCCGAGAAAGATAGCTTTATCAACGATATTCGTCCGTTGACCAAACAAGTGAAGATCAAGACGCAGACGTTGAATAAGGAAGGATTGGTATTGGTTTTGGAGGTCTTGCTCGATAAGGGCAATATTAGAGACTTCGAAAACAAAATCATGGCTCACCATTCTATTTCCGAAGTATCTTTATAA